In Bradyrhizobium erythrophlei, a single genomic region encodes these proteins:
- a CDS encoding ABC transporter ATP-binding protein — MTTAVPALKVEHVAIHFGGLVALSDLNFTVDEGEIVSLIGPNGAGKTTAFNIVTGFLAPTHGSVSYRGTPLDGLKPHQIADIGLVRTFQRTSVFPNDTIYDNLLIGLHRQSRVHLPEALLGLPRARLTERKVRERAHELAEWVGLGRRIHDLAGSLSYGEQRLVGVALALAAGPSMLLLDEPVSGMNASETHTFVELIRNIRSRGVTILLVEHDMPMVMSVSDRIVVLNYGRIIAEGPPDTIRNDPAVIEAYLGKAAVHA, encoded by the coding sequence ATGACGACGGCCGTACCCGCCTTGAAGGTCGAGCACGTCGCAATTCACTTCGGCGGCCTCGTCGCCTTGTCAGACCTGAACTTTACCGTCGACGAAGGCGAGATCGTCAGCCTCATTGGGCCAAATGGCGCCGGCAAGACCACCGCTTTCAATATCGTCACCGGCTTTCTCGCGCCGACGCATGGCAGCGTCAGCTACCGCGGCACGCCGCTCGACGGATTGAAGCCGCACCAGATCGCCGATATTGGCCTGGTACGCACGTTCCAGCGCACCAGCGTCTTTCCCAACGACACCATCTACGACAATCTCCTGATCGGGCTACACCGGCAAAGCCGCGTTCATCTGCCGGAGGCGCTCCTCGGCCTGCCGCGGGCGCGACTGACTGAGCGAAAAGTGCGCGAACGGGCCCACGAACTCGCCGAATGGGTTGGTCTCGGCCGGCGCATCCACGACCTCGCAGGCTCGCTATCCTATGGCGAGCAGCGGCTGGTCGGCGTGGCACTGGCGCTGGCGGCTGGTCCCTCGATGTTGCTGCTGGACGAGCCGGTCTCCGGCATGAACGCTTCGGAGACGCACACCTTCGTCGAGCTGATCCGCAACATTCGCAGCCGCGGCGTCACGATCCTGCTGGTCGAACACGACATGCCGATGGTGATGAGCGTCTCCGACCGCATCGTGGTCCTCAACTACGGACGCATCATCGCCGAAGGTCCGCCGGATACGATCCGGAACGATCCCGCCGTCATCGAAGCCTATCTCGGAAAGGCGGCGGTGCATGCTTGA
- a CDS encoding ABC transporter ATP-binding protein, with amino-acid sequence MLEINDMVCGYGGVAALKGISLQVKTGQLVALIGANGAGKSTTLRAISGLVPPSSGSLVFEGKDMTGAKPPRVLASGIAHCPEGRRVFPHMTVEENLNMGAYLRSDASEVAGDRDRIYVDFPRLAERRQQAAGTLSGGEQQMLAIGRAMMSRPRLIMFDEPSLGLAPNIVEQTFAIIRRIQAAGTTVLLVEQNAFAALGMCDHAYLLEGGRIVLSGPGTELIANEHVRKAYLGG; translated from the coding sequence ATGCTTGAGATCAACGACATGGTCTGCGGCTATGGCGGCGTTGCCGCGCTCAAGGGCATTTCACTGCAAGTGAAGACCGGGCAACTGGTGGCGCTGATCGGCGCGAACGGCGCCGGAAAAAGCACAACGCTGCGCGCGATCTCGGGGCTTGTGCCGCCGAGCTCCGGCTCGCTGGTGTTCGAGGGCAAGGACATGACCGGCGCCAAGCCGCCGCGGGTTCTCGCTTCCGGCATCGCGCATTGTCCGGAGGGCCGCCGTGTCTTCCCGCACATGACGGTCGAGGAAAACCTCAACATGGGCGCGTATCTTCGAAGCGACGCGTCGGAAGTCGCCGGCGATCGCGACCGGATCTATGTTGATTTCCCGCGTCTGGCCGAACGGCGGCAGCAAGCTGCCGGCACCCTGTCGGGCGGCGAGCAACAGATGCTTGCGATCGGCCGCGCAATGATGTCGCGGCCGCGCCTGATCATGTTCGACGAACCTTCGCTGGGGCTGGCGCCCAACATCGTCGAGCAAACGTTTGCCATCATCCGCCGCATCCAGGCGGCGGGAACCACCGTGTTACTGGTCGAGCAGAATGCATTCGCAGCACTTGGCATGTGCGACCACGCCTATCTGCTCGAGGGCGGCCGGAT